One stretch of Aeromicrobium fastidiosum DNA includes these proteins:
- the purB gene encoding adenylosuccinate lyase — MTTPNVLASRYASPEIARIWSPEHKIVLERRLWIAVLRAQKDLGVETPDGVIEAYESVVDHVDLVSIADREKITRHDVKARIEEFAALAGTEHIHKGMTSRDLTENVEQLQIRASLEVMRDRGVATLARLGRLATEHAELVMAGRSHNVAAQATTLGKRFATIADELLYALSRLDDLIARYPLRGIKGPVGTAQDQLDLLGGDEEKLIELEQRVARHLGFDTVLTSVGQVYPRSLDYDVVTALAQLSAAPSNLATTIRLMAGNEIVTEGFKPGQVGSSAMPHKMNTRSCERVNGLAVILRGYVSMVGELAGDQWNEGDVSCSVVRRVALPDAFYAADGLFETFLTVLDEFGTFPAVIQRELDRYLPFLATTKVLMAAVRQGKGRETAYDAVKQHAVAVALEMREKGAAENDLFARLAADERLGLTQDDLASLVASPIEFTGAAVSQVRSVVARIEQLVAEQPEAAAYTPGSIL; from the coding sequence GTGACCACCCCCAACGTCCTCGCCAGCCGCTACGCCTCCCCCGAGATCGCGCGCATCTGGTCGCCCGAGCACAAGATCGTCCTGGAGCGTCGCCTCTGGATCGCGGTCCTCCGGGCGCAGAAGGACCTCGGCGTCGAGACGCCCGACGGCGTCATCGAGGCCTACGAGTCAGTCGTCGACCACGTCGACCTCGTCTCGATCGCCGACCGCGAGAAGATCACCCGCCACGACGTCAAGGCCCGCATCGAGGAGTTCGCGGCGCTGGCCGGCACCGAGCACATCCACAAGGGCATGACGTCGCGCGACCTCACCGAGAACGTCGAGCAGCTGCAGATCAGGGCCTCCCTCGAGGTCATGCGCGACCGCGGTGTCGCGACCCTGGCCCGTCTGGGCCGGCTCGCCACGGAGCATGCCGAGCTCGTCATGGCCGGCCGCAGCCACAACGTCGCGGCGCAGGCCACGACGCTCGGCAAGCGGTTCGCGACGATCGCCGACGAGCTGCTGTACGCCCTCTCGCGCCTCGACGACCTCATCGCCCGCTACCCGCTGCGGGGCATCAAGGGTCCCGTCGGCACGGCGCAGGACCAGCTCGACCTGCTGGGCGGCGACGAGGAGAAGCTGATCGAGCTGGAGCAGCGCGTCGCGCGTCACCTCGGCTTCGACACGGTGCTGACCAGCGTCGGCCAGGTGTATCCCCGCTCGCTCGACTACGACGTCGTGACGGCCCTCGCGCAGCTGTCGGCGGCACCGTCCAACCTCGCCACGACGATCCGGCTGATGGCCGGCAACGAGATCGTGACGGAGGGCTTCAAGCCCGGCCAGGTCGGCTCCAGCGCGATGCCGCACAAGATGAACACCCGCTCGTGCGAGCGCGTCAACGGTCTCGCGGTCATCCTGCGCGGCTACGTGTCGATGGTCGGCGAGCTGGCCGGAGACCAGTGGAACGAGGGCGACGTGTCGTGCTCGGTCGTCCGACGCGTCGCGCTGCCCGATGCCTTCTACGCCGCCGACGGCCTGTTCGAGACGTTCCTGACGGTCCTCGACGAGTTCGGCACGTTCCCGGCCGTCATCCAGCGCGAGCTCGACCGCTACCTGCCGTTCCTGGCGACGACCAAGGTGCTGATGGCTGCGGTGCGTCAGGGCAAGGGGCGCGAGACGGCCTACGACGCGGTCAAGCAGCACGCCGTCGCCGTGGCGCTGGAGATGCGCGAGAAGGGTGCCGCCGAGAACGACCTCTTCGCGCGCCTCGCCGCCGACGAGCGCCTGGGTCTGACGCAGGACGACCTCGCGAGCCTTGTGGCGTCGCCGATCGAGTTCACGGGCGCGGCCGTCAGCCAGGTCCGCTCGGTCGTCGCCCGCATCGAGCAGCTCGTCGCCGAGCAGCCCGAGGCGGCGGCCTACACGCCGGGCTCGATCCTCTAG
- a CDS encoding DUF3592 domain-containing protein: MSVTLLPFSMVLVGGWLVWWGLRRRRSLGQVPTDWRRVAGTVIDVGDGVAVPPRIEYRTPDGRRLRVPGPLATPFAVGDEVSVLIDPADSKRARLDLTEQEAVRLVTLLLVTGTVLAVGGAIMGVFLLL; the protein is encoded by the coding sequence GTGTCCGTGACCCTGCTCCCGTTCTCGATGGTGCTGGTCGGCGGATGGCTCGTGTGGTGGGGCCTGCGGCGGCGTCGATCGCTGGGCCAGGTCCCCACCGACTGGCGCCGGGTCGCCGGCACCGTGATCGACGTGGGTGACGGCGTCGCCGTCCCGCCGCGCATCGAGTACCGGACGCCCGACGGTCGCCGGCTCCGTGTGCCGGGCCCGCTGGCCACGCCGTTCGCGGTGGGCGACGAGGTGTCGGTGCTGATCGACCCGGCCGACAGCAAGCGGGCCCGGCTCGACCTGACCGAGCAGGAAGCCGTCCGGCTGGTCACGCTGCTGCTCGTGACGGGCACCGTCCTGGCCGTCGGCGGCGCGATCATGGGCGTCTTCCTGCTGCTCTAG
- a CDS encoding phosphoribosylaminoimidazolesuccinocarboxamide synthase, giving the protein MPLDIPGATHLHSGKVRDLYELPDGHLLMVASDRISAFDFILTPGIPDKGEILTRMSLWWFDQLADLVPNHVVSTTVPERVRGRSLVVEKLDMFPVECVARGYLTGSGLLDYQATGEVCGVPLPAGLVDGDRLPEPIFTPATKADLGEHDENVSFEQVVRTIGAESAEALRDLTLSIYSRAEQVARERGIILADTKLEFGARADGTIVLADEVLTPDSSRFWPADAYAPGRPTPPSYDKQFVRNWLLSAESGWDRAGDTQPPALPAEIVASTRERYVQAYERLTGETF; this is encoded by the coding sequence GTGCCACTCGACATCCCCGGAGCCACCCACCTGCACTCGGGCAAGGTCCGCGACCTCTACGAGCTCCCCGACGGCCACCTGCTGATGGTCGCGTCCGACCGCATCTCGGCCTTCGACTTCATCCTCACGCCGGGCATCCCCGACAAGGGCGAGATCCTGACGCGGATGTCGCTGTGGTGGTTCGACCAGCTGGCCGACCTGGTGCCCAACCACGTCGTCTCCACGACGGTGCCCGAGCGCGTCCGTGGCCGGTCGCTCGTCGTCGAGAAGCTCGACATGTTCCCCGTCGAGTGCGTCGCCCGCGGCTACCTCACCGGCTCGGGCCTGCTCGACTACCAGGCCACGGGCGAGGTGTGCGGCGTCCCGCTGCCGGCCGGACTGGTCGACGGCGACCGGCTGCCCGAGCCGATCTTCACCCCCGCCACCAAGGCCGATCTCGGCGAGCACGACGAGAACGTGTCGTTCGAGCAGGTCGTCCGGACGATCGGCGCGGAGTCCGCCGAGGCGCTGCGGGACCTGACGCTGAGCATCTACTCGCGCGCCGAGCAGGTCGCCCGTGAGCGAGGCATCATCCTGGCCGACACCAAGCTCGAGTTCGGTGCCCGCGCCGACGGCACGATCGTCCTGGCCGACGAGGTGCTGACCCCCGACTCGTCCCGCTTCTGGCCGGCCGACGCCTACGCGCCCGGGCGCCCCACGCCGCCGTCGTACGACAAGCAGTTCGTGCGCAACTGGCTGCTCTCCGCAGAGAGCGGATGGGACCGTGCCGGCGACACACAGCCGCCAGCGCTGCCTGCCGAGATCGTCGCCAGCACGCGCGAGCGCTACGTCCAGGCCTACGAGCGGCTCACCGGCGAGACCTTCTGA